In Saccharomycodes ludwigii strain NBRC 1722 chromosome III, whole genome shotgun sequence, one DNA window encodes the following:
- the VAC7 gene encoding Vac7p (similar to Saccharomyces cerevisiae YNL054W | VAC7 | VACuolar segregation) codes for MSDLKKLKSKLKSDSPVGVDSKTMIVETETVNIPPISIGSPNDSNNNNENNKNTTIMKVISNDTQNDNNIKRQSYILDTRIVNGGNNNNIDRITSNDSKMRGNKNERGNGQESNQKLKEQGNFMNSLHNDHGSTASLTDFLNNNEDLSPPKEDIIPTNPINDQQLVSNFLIKPNLIDNNPLSSHITSSSLRNKKSSLLINSTSPTIDSIFNENESDVNNNVENSGDNHVKILTKEDNNANTNDANANGKNNDKNNDKNNNNANDNDNDDNNNNNNNNNNSNNNNNNNNNDNNNNNNNNNNNNNNNDNNNDNNNNNNNNDNNNDNNNNDNNNDYNNDNNNDDNNDNSNINSSGSIARRKVEDTNIESLIKGNNNSDNIHESSDEIIKSLHKESTGKDGEIAENRNKIGFSTSKSKSNSLSTLPETKLTINANTENALKLNASESSLNNNILSNNNQLDDNDGNIQHNDLFPNSSRDTKSDSKRLSFNSNNDTITSGTDHLDDTLIIDQQTEDDSDRHTIKSIGTNSTISRKRDTVNITPGFEKKNTEIRNDTSKNLVLAKMNINSSDKSNKLEQQNNNNNNNNNSAGIKINDVDNMISNNYDATANTVNPKKNIKNINNSITNTTTGDNDNKDKSAAKTDFFAARLANAVGVANNNEASDSEETFVYADYLDSAVNSIAPTPSISSFQQVQQLQQQSLTPSLLQEHDFVTNSNNISKLELQPSSKPYGLLSKASAPVLGSNHVANTSLTNNTINTGITGAVNNAGTLKAKRMMQNTARHSSIGPIPYNHKYALPTTTSSNVNTTISTLTNESISTNNAASNENVGNTSINTFGSNKIISNNNNNTSNNTGNGDNDNTNTGSGNNNNNNNNNNNNNNNNNNNNNNNNNNNNNNNNNNNNNNNNNNNNTDTNTDTNTDTDTNTDTNTDTNTDTNTDTNTDTNTDIDNIGINGTCNDITNTSNSNNNNNNNSSSNNNTELSTSLRNTSSMPNESVVEPDYHNFTSNSTVINNVLTESLSPRKKNINNLTIRRTNVGLGGALPTNSTGMISTSSIVNASNNNDTSNSIIAPNPAVATTTNNPNNRIMNISNYDVGNLGNMKTSNTMTTSNFTPQPQLSQLRTTASRMFGKQSNSSIRRHVPKDVNLEDYIDEVHDTEYDLGVLNNNNGDYYDEDDDRSMFYYRSNNRNSLINNNNINNRTSLYPIDSEEYTHNQYQSEFDLRGRRIFTEDSYGEEPQIHSHLGSHVIPNNVAAATATTTTTGTNNKNNSTKINNSTSYGGIINTNFKKGNKGKKTKADGSIRTSLTTISTMNSMTNSTTKSAATDAGDEDEGESREAEQEYLARYYNSNAADNDKKKKNGNVNSNIDDGSGFSKNIPVQSFNGISEPKPTSNRNYHYHYNSTPEGNIARDVNGLIGKSNPRAFSNNNNKTLNGLDVDFDDEVTPLTRSASQLVYDTYSNKTANGGHNKNKKKRSSLTIFNQPAQQYYDHINTNTKPNVNIASVAAPSSPTYSPHNYFNHRRQRRDMIWYKLRNFIYFSFVIMSLLVVGFVSGFLLASNKDLNDFEVISMDNVLVSLDEIVFDITTQAFNEGMFTISVDTVELDIFAESKYISDNFITIDGAPKSMIETILLGTVYKLETPLEFRGGFWKKNYDMSISSVKLKSPGQQDTPSSPDDGDENEGNKTVILRSPSGMNLVDDNDSDNKQKYGKWKNIIKNEFTLIVRGNVYYKVPFISSEKSVGVQKSTVVYPKIL; via the coding sequence ATGTctgatttgaaaaaactcAAATCAAAACTAAAAAGTGATAGTCCTGTTGGTGTTGATTCTAAAACTATGATTGTAGAGACAGAGACTGTAAATATACCGCCTATTTCTATAGGTTCTCCTAATGAttctaacaataataatgaaaataacaaaaatacgACGATTATGAAAGTAATAAGTAATGACACccaaaatgataataacatcAAAAGACAGTCTTATATACTAGATACAAGAATAGTCAatggtggtaataataacaatattgaTCGAATTACTTCGAATGATAGTAAAATGCGTGGCAACAAGAATGAACGGGGGAATGGGCAAGAATCAAACCAGAAACTAAAAGAGCAAGGAAACTTTATGAATAGCCTCCATAATGATCATGGCTCTACAGCTTCTTTGACtgattttttgaataacaACGAAGATTTGAGTCCACCAAAGGAGGATATTATACCTACTAATCCCATCAATGATCAACAATTAGTATCTAATTTCTTAATAAAGCCTAATTTAATTGATAACAACCCTTTATCTAGTCATATaacatcttcttctttaagAAATAAGAAATCAAGTTTATTAATCAATTCTACTAGTCCTACTATAGATTCTATATTTAATGAGAACGAAAGTGacgttaataataatgttgaaAACAGTGGTGATAATCatgttaaaatattaaccaAAGAGGACAATAATGCTAATACTAATGATGCTAATGCTAATGGTAAGAATAATGATAAGAATAAtgataagaataataacaatgctaatgataatgataatgatgataataataataataataataataataataatagtaataataataataataataataataatgataataataataataataacaataataataataataataataataatgataataataacgataataataataataataataataacgataataataatgataataataataacgataataataatgattataataacgataataataatgatgataataatgataatagtaatattaatagtagtggtagtatTGCTAGGAGAAAAGTTGAAGATACAAATATTGAATCACTAATCaaaggaaataataatagtgacAATATTCATGAAAGTAGTGACGAAATCATCAAAAGCTTGCATAAAGAAAGTACTGGTAAGGACGGAGAAATAGCTGAGAACCGTAACAAAATTGGTTTTTCAACTAGCAAATCTAAAAGCAATTCATTATCTACGCTACCGGAAACAAAGTTAACAATTAATGCTAATACTGAAAACGCTTTAAAACTAAACGCCTCAGAAAGttcattaaataataacattttaagtaataataaccaactggatgataatgatggtAATATACAACataatgatttatttcCTAATTCTTCACGGGACACTAAAAGTGATTCCAAAAGACTGAGctttaatagtaataatgatacAATCACTTCAGGAACTGATCATTTAGACGATACCTTAATCATTGATCAACAAACGGAGGATGATTCTGACAGGCATACTATTAAGAGTATTGGTACCAATAGCACCATTAGCAGAAAAAGGGATACCGTTAATATAACACCAggctttgaaaaaaaaaatacagaGATAAGAAATGATACTTCCAAAAACCTCGTGCTGGCTAAAATGAATATTAATTCATCGGATAAAAGTAACAAGCTTGAACagcaaaataataataataataataataataatagtgctGGTATAAAGATTAATGATGTCGATAATATGATTAGCAACAATTACGATGCTACGGCAAACACTGTCAatcccaaaaaaaatatcaaaaacatCAACAATAGTATTACTAATACGACTACAggtgataatgataataaagacAAATCTGCTGCTAAAACTGATTTTTTTGCTGCAAGACTAGCCAATGCAGTTGGTGtagctaataataatgaagcATCTGATTCTGAAGAAACATTTGTTTATGCCGATTATTTAGATAGTGCTGTTAATAGCATTGCTCCAACACCTTCAATATCATCATTTCAGCAAGTTCAACaattacaacaacaatctTTGACCCCTAGTTTACTACAAGAACATGATTTTGTAACTAACAGCAATAATATAAGCAAATTAGAATTGCAACCTTCCAGTAAACCTTATGGTCTTTTATCCAAGGCAAGCGCACCTGTATTGGGCAGTAATCATGTTGCTAACACTTCTCTgactaataatactattaatacTGGTATAACAGGTGCTGTCAATAATGCAGGGACTTTGAAGGCTAAAAGGATGATGCAGAATACAGCTAGGCATTCTAGTATTGGTCCTATCCCTTATAATCATAAATATGCATTACCAACAACAACGTCTTCTAACGTTAATACTACCATTAGCACGTTGACAAACGAAAGTATTAGCACCAATAACGCCGCTAGTAATGAAAATGTTGGAAATACTTCTATAAATACTTTTGGTTCTAATAAgattattagtaataataataataatactagtaataatactggtaatggtgataatgataatactaatactggtagtggtaataataataataataataataataataataataataataataataataataataataataataataataataataataataataataataataataataataataataataataataataataataataatactgataCTAATACTGATACTAATACTGATACTGATACTAATACTGATACTAATACTGATACTAATACTGATACTAATACTGATACTAACACTGATACTAACACtgatattgataatattggTATTAATGGTACGTGCAATGATATCACTAATactagtaatagtaataataacaataataacaacagtagtagtaataataatactgaaTTATCAACATCATTACGTAATACTTCGTCTATGCCTAATGAGTCTGTTGTGGAACCAGATTATCACAATTTTACTAGCAATTCTACTGTTATTAACAATGTTCTTACGGAATCACTCTCTCCAAGAAAGAAGaacattaataatttaacaaTTAGAAGAACTAATGTCGGCCTGGGTGGTGCTTTACCAACCAATTCTACCGGTATGATCAGTACTAGCAGTATTGTTAATGCttctaacaataatgatacaTCTAACAGTATTATTGCTCCAAATCCTGCAGTTGCTACTACTACGAATAATCCTAATAACAggattatgaatatatcGAACTACGATGTTGGTAATCTGGGCAATATGAAGACTTCGAATACAATGACTACCTCCAATTTTACTCCCCAACCACAACTATCACAGTTGAGAACGACTGCTTCGAGAATGTTTGGCAAACAAAGTAACAGTAGTATTCGAAGGCATGTCCCCAAGGATGTTAATTTAGAAGATTATATAGATGAAGTCCATGACACAGAATATGATCTTGGTgtattgaataataataatggcgattattatgatgaagatgatgataggtctatgttttattatagGTCAAACAACAGaaattcattaataaataataataatattaataatagaacAAGCTTGTACCCTATTGATTCAGAAGAATATACACACAACCAATATCAATCTGAATTTGATTTACGTGGTAGAAGAATCTTTACAGAAGACTCTTATGGCGAGGAACCACAAATACATTCACATTTGGGGTCGCATGTAATACCTAATAATGTAGCAGCAGCTACagctactactactaccactggtactaataataaaaacaatagtacgaaaataaataatagtacGAGTTATGGAGGTATTATTAACACCAACTTTAAGAAAGGCAACAAGGGGAAAAAGACCAAAGCAGATGGTAGTATTAGAACATCTTTGACAACAATTAGTACAATGAATAGCATGACTAATAGTACAACCAAAAGCGCTGCTACTGATGCGGGTGATGAGGATGAAGGGGAAAGTAGGGAGGCAGAACAAGAGTATTTGGCAAGATATTATAATAGCAACGCTGCAGATAATGataagaagaaaaaaaatggaaatgtAAATAGTAACATTGATGATGGCTCAGGATTTAGTAAAAATATACCGGTCCAATCGTTCAATGGAATATCTGAGCCAAAGCCTACATCGAATAGAAATTaccattatcattataataGCACACCAGAAGGAAATATTGCTAGAGATGTTAATGGTCTGATTGGAAAATCCAACCCAAGGGCTtttagtaacaataataataaaaccttGAATGGTTTGGATGTTGATTTTGATGACGAAGTTACACCGCTAACGAGAAGCGCCTCGCAACTTGTCTATGATACCTATTCCAATAAAACTGCTAACGGTGGTcataataagaataaaaaaaaacgaagCAGTTTGACAATTTTTAATCAGCCAGCGCAACAATATTATGATCATATCAACACCAATACGAAACCTAATGTCAATATTGCATCTGTAGCCGCACCGTCTTCGCCGACATATTCACCACATAATTATTTCAATCATCGTCGCCAAAGAAGGGATATGATTTGGTACAAATTaagaaattttatatatttttcattcgTTATTATGTCTTTATTAGTAGTCGGCTTCGTCAGTGGATTTTTACTTGCGTCTAATAAGGACTTGAACGATTTTGAAGTTATTTCAATGGATAATGTTTTAGTATCATTAGATGAAATAGTTTTCGATATCACTACCCAGGCTTTTAATGAAGGAATGTTTACTATCAGTGTGGATACTGTTGAATTGGATATATTTGCAGAAtctaaatatatatcaGACAACTTTATTACTATAGATGGTGCCCCAAAAAGTATGATAGAAACTATTCTATTGGGAACGGTTTACAAATTGGAGACACCTTTAGAATTTCGTGGTggattttggaaaaaaaactatgaTATGTCTATTTCCTCCGTCAAATTGAAATCACCTGGTCAACAAGATACACCATCTTCTCCAGACGATGgtgatgaaaatgaaggTAACAAAACTGTAATTCTTCGTAGTCCAAGTGGAATGAATCTTGTTGATGATAACGATAGTGACAATAAACAGAAATAtggaaaatggaaaaatattattaagaaTGAATTTACTTTGATTGTTAGAGGTAATGTTTACTATAAGGTTCCTTTTATCAGTTCTGAAAAGTCGGTTGGTGTTCAAAAGTCAACGGTCGTTTATCCCAAaattttatag
- the POR1 gene encoding porin POR1 (similar to Saccharomyces cerevisiae YIL114C | POR2 | PORin (paralog of YNL055C | POR1)): MAPAFFSDISKNINDLLNRDFYHNTPASVDIKTTAPNGVAFTVKGKTSPLDGSIGSNVEARFADKATGLTLTQSFSNASALNTKIELANLTPGLKTELITACVPGTSKAVKLNLNFVQPFFTARGFFDLLKGPSFIGDVTVARDGFIAGAEVGYDIASATVSRYSAALGYTAGAYSISLAANNAQVFTGSFFQKVSPIVQVGAKTTYSAVSNSNAIEFATKYELDSLSSVKAKIADTGIVALSYKQALNPAVTLGVGASFDALKLEEPIHKLGWSLSFSA; this comes from the coding sequence ATGGCCCcagcttttttttctgacATTTCCAAAAACATCAACGATTTGTTGAATAGAGATTTCTACCACAACACCCCAGCATCTGTTGATATCAAAACCACTGCTCCAAATGGTGTTGCTTTCACTGTCAAGGGTAAAACCTCTCCATTAGACGGTTCCATTGGTTCCAATGTGGAAGCCAGATTTGCTGACAAGGCTACTGGCTTGACTTTAACCCAAAGTTTCAGCAATGCTTCTGCTTTGAATACCAAAATCGAATTAGCTAACTTGACACCAGGTTTGAAAACTGAATTAATTACTGCCTGTGTTCCAGGAACCTCTAAAGCTGTCAAGTTAAATTTGAACTTTGTTCAACCTTTTTTCACTGCTAGAGGGTTTTTCGACCTATTGAAGGGTCCATCTTTCATTGGTGATGTTACTGTTGCTCGTGATGGTTTTATTGCAGGTGCTGAGGTCGGTTATGATATTGCTTCTGCTACCGTTTCTCGTTACTCTGCTGCCTTAGGTTACACTGCTGGTGCTTACTCCATTTCCTTAGCTGCTAACAATGCCCAAGTCTTTACTGGTTCTTTCTTCCAAAAGGTTTCTCCAATTGTCCAAGTCGGTGCTAAGACCACTTATTCTGCTGTTTCTAACAGTAATGCAATTGAATTTGCCACTAAATACGAATTGGATTCATTATCTTCTGTTAAAGCTAAGATTGCCGATACTGGTATTGTTGCGTTATCTTATAAGCAAGCCTTGAATCCTGCTGTCACTTTAGGTGTTGGTGCTTCTTTTGATGCTTTGAAATTGGAAGAACCAATTCACAAATTAGGCTGgtctttatctttttcagCTTAG
- a CDS encoding dual specificity protein phosphatase family protein (similar to Saccharomyces cerevisiae YIL113W | SDP1 | Stress-inducible Dual specificity Phosphatase (paralog of YNL053W | MSG5)), translated as MKNDFTNFPMNNTLKSQEDLDADDQIPMTPIQPNMPINNKLLMLSPQNLKKNTKNLSLSINDVSTSNRISTKDTSTITNTSSIQSNNYKGVAPFSPKLFKTNSDAQIFTLQNVQSTQLINENNGTTITPNNFKPILKRGHSLFARPPSSPININGNISPTFLSINTTFDKKNQNSTNNISGSSKNTEKIPSIRGHTRTRSKTTSETINATINNKPSSGNTYSSISNKNLSQTNFINKAQTAFKEKNQYHLEGVQTYNEEDEDEDDLQGAYPNGPVLVVPPNIYLYSEPSIEESTKFDVIINVAKELTDSAGRQRSFKTFSTDNYYHYLWTHDTKIIEDLPSLTELMYEKAVLNNSKILVHCQCGVSRSASLIVAYIMRYQTKKLKEAYNLLKLEVTNISPNMGLIFQLMEWQDILIENDYFNSNQTNTILKKNADHNNEEEYIMDDDAGDNFYVIEVEDKNDDKGKRIHSELDYDDHSSNSSTTSGDTLAMDVTKNSCYYNHKIETSTNKYYDSNNIYNIKNKDNNDYSILGSGTPTSPRNLSAIEP; from the coding sequence ATGAAGAATGATTTTACAAACTTTCCAATGAATAATACCTTAAAAAGTCAAGAAGATCTTGATGCAGATGATCAAATTCCTATGACACCTATACAACCAAATATGccaattaataataaattactaATGCTAAGTCCTCagaatttaaagaaaaatacaaaaaatttatcattgAGTATAAATGATGTTTCAACTAGTAATCGTATTTCAACAAAAGACACATCTACAATAACGAATACATCAAGCATACAAAGCAATAATTATAAAGGTGTTGCGCCATTCTCAcctaaattatttaaaacgaATAGTGACGCTCAAATTTTCACATTACAAAATGTACAATCAACTCAATTGATCAATGAGAACAATGGTACCACAATTACTCCCAATAATTTTAAGCCTATTTTGAAAAGGGGGCATTCATTATTTGCCAGACCACCTTCATCTCCAATTAATATCAACGGTAACATTTCACCCACATTTCTTTCCATTAATACAACATTTGATaagaaaaatcaaaatagcacaaataatattagtgGTAGTTCCAAAAATACGGAAAAAATTCCTAGTATAAGGGGACATACAAGAACAAGATCAAAGACTACTTCAGAAACCATTAACGCCACTATTAACAACAAACCTTCCTCAGGGAATACATATTCATCcatttctaataaaaatttatctcaaactaattttataaacaaagCACAAACTgcttttaaagaaaaaaatcaatatcaTCTTGAAGGCGTACAGACTTACAACGAAGAAGATGAGGATGAGGATGATTTGCAAGGCGCATACCCTAATGGACCAGTTTTGGTCGTACCACCAAATATTTACTTATACTCTGAACCTTCTATCGAAGAAAGTACTAAATTCGacgtaataataaatgtaGCAAAAGAGTTGACTGACAGTGCAGGTAGGCAACGTAGTTTCAAAACATTCAGTACTGACaactattatcattatttatgGACCCATGATACTAAAATTATCGAAGATTTACCCAGCTTGACTGAATTAATGTATGAGAAGgctgttttaaataattcaaagATATTAGTGCACTGTCAATGTGGCGTTTCCAGATCAGCAAGTTTGATTGTAGCTTATATTATGAGGTATCAAACCAAAAAACTAAAGGAAGCTTATAACTTATTAAAGTTAGAAGTCACAAACATAAGTCCTAACATGGGATTGATTTTCCAGTTAATGGAATGGCAGGATATACTAATTGAAAATGATTATTTCAATAGCAATCAAACGAacacaattttaaaaaaaaatgctgATCACAATAATGAAGAGGAATATATTATGGACGATGATGCTGGAGACAACTTTTATGTCATTGAAGTGgaagataaaaatgatgataaagGCAAAAGAATACATTCAGAACTAGATTATGATGATCATAGCAGTAATAGTAGTACCACTAGCGGAGATACTTTGGCTATGGATGTTACAAAGAAttcttgttattataatcataaaattgaaacatcaacaaataaatattatgatagtaataatatttataatatcaaaaataaagataataacGATTACTCAATATTGGGCAGTGGCACTCCAACATCACCGAGGAATCTTTCTGCAATAGAGCCCTAG